Proteins found in one Coffea eugenioides isolate CCC68of chromosome 5, Ceug_1.0, whole genome shotgun sequence genomic segment:
- the LOC113770273 gene encoding 2-methylene-furan-3-one reductase-like: protein MCGSLAEYTTVEEKVLALKPKNLSFAKAASLPVAIEIAYGELESAGPSAGKSLLVLGGAGEVGSFIIQVYAAATVFLVPILERKGNFLR from the exons ATGTGTGGGTCACTGGCGGAGTACACTACAGTGGAGGAGAAGGTACTAGCTTTGAAGCCTAAGAATTTGAGTTTTGCCAAGGCAGCTAGCCTTCCTGTTGCCATTGAAATAGCGTACGGGGAACTTGAAAGTGCTGGGCCTTCAGCTGGTAAATCACTTCTTGTTCTGGGTGGTGCTGGTGAAGTTGGATCTTTTATCATTCAG GTCTATGCAGCTGCTACAGTCTTTCTTGTACCTATTTTGGAGAGGAAGGGAAATTTCCTGAGGTGA